TCGTAGACCGTCTGCATCAGCTCGGCGCTGAGGCTGTTCAGGCGGAACCCCAGGTTTTTCATCTCGTTGTCGTATATGAAGATGGAAAGGTTGATCAGGAAGAGGTAGAGGGTGATGACCGAGATCAGGAGGATGACCAGCAGGGGGATGAGCCCGGCGAAGAGGTGAAACACGATGATCCGGTTCCGCACGCGGAAGAGCACACGTTCCCGGAAATAGTGATACAGCCGGAAGACCGCCCACGGGATGCTGACCAGGAGGAGGGGGAGGGAGAGCAGCAGCAGGAGGGAACTCCCGGGGAAACCGCTCCACTGGAGAAGGGTCCCGACCACGTAGGACGCCATTCCCAGCGACAGGATACGGGGCATCCAGCGGCGCCACAGGGCAGGGAACGGCCGGAGCCTGGAGGTGTCGTGCTCCGCGCTCATGAATGCTCCGCCCCCGGGACGGGATTTTCGCCGAAACGACGGAGCAGTTCCAGGAAAGGTGCGGGGAGGGCCGCGCGCTTCCCGTTCCTCCCGACCGGCAGGTGGGTGGTTTCGCCCTCCGCGACGGGCAGGCCGTCGGCCGTGAGGACGCGGTAGGCGAACCTCACCAGCCGCGGGGTGCAGGTCAGGGCCCGGGTCTCCACCCGGATGGGGTCGTCGTAGGACACGCCGCGCCGGTAGCGGCAGCGCACCTCGACCACCATCAGGAACACCCCGGCGGATCGTTCGAGGTCGGCGTAGGAGAACCCGGCCGCCCGGCAGTACTCCGTCCGGCCCACCTCGAACCAGACCAGGTGGGAAGCGTGGTGGGCCACCCCCATCTGGTCGGTTTCGGCGTAACGGACCCGCAGGGCGACCGCAACGGCGGGTCCGGAGTCGGAACGGGGACTCATGGCTGTGTCACTGGGGGGGCCGAAGCCCGGCCCGGGGCCCCTGCCGCGGTGAAGGGTCTCAGCGCGGCCGGGACGGCGTTGGAGTCCGGCAGGGCGGCAAGCGCGACGGCGACCCTGTACTTGCCCGCGGAGAAGAAAGAACGGGCCAGGAAGGGGACGTCTTCGGGGATGGCGGCGTCCATGGGGCGGAGGTAGGCCTGGTTGACCCCGTTGCCCAGCCGGAACCACTCCATCTCGGTCAGGAGGTCGAGAAAACCCTCCGTGGAGGACGTCCGGGCCTCGATGGACCGCCGCCACTCGTCGCGGAACCGGTCGAAATCCGCCGAGCCGAGCCGGGTGTCCGCCAACCGGGACAGGACCCCCAGGGTTTCGCCGATCACCTCGAGGTCGAAGTCCGCCGGGCCTGCGATGCGGACGAGGACGTGACCGCGAAGTGCCAGCGCTTCCAGGGACGGCTCGAACCGGTATTCCGGGTACCGGACCCGGAGCCCGGCCATCCGCTGGGAGAGGAGACGGAACAGGACCCAGAGGGAAGGGTAGTCCTCACTCTTCCGGCGGATGCACTCCACCCCCACGACGGCGCAACCGTAACGGGCCCCCGGGGCGAGATGGAAAACCGTGACGGGTTGGTCGGCTGCGGGCGGGGTGAACTGGGCGACCAGCGGTTCCCCCTTGGTCCACGAGCCGAAGGACTGGATCAGGAAACGTCGGAACTCGCTTTCACCCAGGGGGGCCACCAGGCGGACAAAGCTCCGGTTGGGCATGAAGAGCCGCCGGAAGTGACGGATCATGTCCTTCAGGTCCAGGGCCCGGACCGACAGGGCCGTGCCGTTGGGGTTGCGGGCGTACGGGAACGGGGCGTAAAGCAGGGTGTGGAAAGCGCCCTCGGCCACCCAGGCCGGGTCCCGCTCCCGGCCCTCGAGCTCCCGGGCGAGGCCGTCGCGCACCGAGAGGAAGAGGGGTTCGCTGTACTTGTCGGACTGGAGAACGCGCGACAGGGCCTGCCCGACGGTGAAAAGGAGGGAAGACTGCCCTCTCGCCGTCAACCGGACCCCGTCATGGGTGACCAGGATGTCCGACTCGGGGACCTCCGGGGCTCCCACCTCCTGGGCGGAGATCTCGATCTCCTGCCGGAGTCTCTCGAGCACGTAGCGGGCGGTGACGAGGGTGAGGCCTTCCTTCCCGGAAGGGTCGAAAACGGCCCCCTGCTGAAGCCCCAGCGTCAGGGCGAAACGTGCCTGGTCGGACCGAAGCATCACCCCGCCCAGCTCGTTGAGCAGGGTTTTCCGGACAAGAGGTGGCTGGGGAGCGGTCTCCGCCGGCAGAGCCGGAAGGCACGCCGCCAGGAGAGCCGCGGCGACGCACGCGCGAACGGCGGGGACCCATCGGCTGGGGAAAGGGATGAACAGGCGGGTTTCCCCGCTTTTCGAGAACATTTCCGGTGTCATCGGCGTGATCGGGTCCTTTGCATCTCAATGCCTCGAACGAGGCGGAAGTATAACACACATCCGAAAACCCGTTATGGGCGTTTTTTTTTCCCGCAAGCAACTTTATGATTGAATCCAGAATAGTTTGACGTATACTGACTCCGAGTGGTCAATATCGGGAGAAAGAACATGTCCGATATCGTTTTGTTAACCTTCCTCATCGTGGCAGTGGTGGTCTTCGTCATTCTGTCCATCAAGGTTGCCTGACGGGACTTTCCGGGCTCGGGCCGCAAGGCGGGACCCCGGTGCCGGCGATGGGGGTGAGCCTGGCCGCCGCGAAAGCGGCCGGCCGGGGATCGGATCTAACAACTTCCTCACCTTAGGAGAGCGTGGATGAGCATCGAACCCGAATTTGCACAAAGCCTGGTTCAGGAGCTTCAACAACGGGCGGAAGAGTGGATTGGCCGGTTGAACGAGGACTTGTCCTCCCTCAAGGCTCGTTCGATGGACCTGGTGAATTCATTTGGCAAGACCCTGGCCGAGAACCTTCAGACCGGCGTCGCCGAGGTGGCCGAACGCCAGACGGCGATGATCGTGCAGGTTCGAGAGCAGCTGGATCAGGAACTGGGCCTCGAAAAGCAGAAGGAGCAGGAAAGGGAACTGGAGAAGCAGCGGGAGTTCGAGGCGGCGAAACAGCGGGAGTTGGCCCTTGTCAAGGAGAAGGTCTTCGAGCGGGAAAAGGAGTGGCGCGGCCAGTGGAAGAACGCGCTGAAGAAAATCCGGTCGGCCGTTTCTCAGCGGGACGTCCTGGGTGCCCTTCTGGATGCTTCGCAACTCCTCTCCGGCGCAGGGTTGGTCATGATCGTCAAGCGAGGGGCCGTGACCGGTTGGGACGGGCGGGGCTTCGACGAAGTTTTCCTCGAGAATTTCAAGCTCTACGCCGCGATCGTCGAGGAAGACTTCGCGCTGAACGAAACCACCCTGTTCAAGAACGCCCAGGTGTTTTCCCACGAAAACACGCCCGATTACCGAAGCACCCTGGAAATCCCGGGTTTCCTGAAACCCTCCAAGTTCTTCCTGGCGCCGCTGTGCCTTTTCGATGCCGTTTCCGCCTTTCTTTATCTCGACGGCGACCAGTTGACGGAGGAAGAGGCGATCGTCCAGGGAGACCTGGAACTGCTGATGTCCGTAACCTCGCTGTGGCTGGAAAACCTGGCCATGCGCAAGAGCCTGGGGCTGCCCGTGGAGATCCCGGCCGAGCCGGTCGCCGAACCGGCCCCGGCGGCCGTGGCCGTCGCGGAAGCGGTTGAAGAGGAAACCGTCGAGGAAGTCGTCGAGGAGCTTCCGGAGGAAGCCCCCGCCGTCGAGGAGGCACGGGAGGTCCCGCCCTTCATGGCGGAGATGCCCGTTCCCGAGCCCGTCCGGGAGGTCGAGGAACTCGAGGTGGTCGAGGAATTTCCCTCACCCGTCCCCGAGCCGGTGCAGGAGATCGGGGAACTCGAGGCGGTCGAGGAAATGCCTCCGCCCACTCCCGAGCCGGTGCAGGAGATCGAGGAACTCGAGGTGGTCGAGGCGATGCCTCCGCCTGTTCCCGAACCGGTGCAGGAGATCGAGACGTTCGAGGAGGTCGAGGCGGTCGAGGAGGCGCCGCCGCCCGTGCCCGAGCCCGTCCAGGAAATCGAGGAACTGGAGGGGGTGGAGGAGGCCCCCGAGCCGATCGTGAAACCCGAGGAGGGCAGGGTCGAGGAGAAGGCCGAGGAGGAGCTTCCCCCCGAGGTGTCCGAGCGGCTTCACCGGCTCGAGACCGCGTGGGACCTCTCCGTGACGGAGCCTCCCCCGGCGCTGGAGGAGGAGGAAGCCCCCGCCGTCGAGGAGGCCCTCCCGCCGTTTTCCTACGATCTCAAGCCCGAACCGGTGACGGATTTCGAGCCGGTCATCGAGCCCGAACCGGCCGTTGCGGTTCCCGAGGCGGAGGAAGACCTCTTCCCCGAGGCGGAGGAAATCACCAAGAAACAACTCGGTCCGCCCCCCGAGATCCCCATGATGCTCGAGCTGGAACCCCGGCCCCCTGAGCCCGAGGCGTCCGCCGTGCCGGAGATCGAGATCGACCTGGAGGGTCCCGCCATCGGCGTCTCCCCGGCGGCGCCCTCCCCCTTCGCTCCCCCTGTCGTCTTCGAACCGCCCAAGCCGGCCCCGGTCGAGGAGGTCGAGGAATTCGTCTTCGAAGAGAAGCCCATGGAGGAAAT
The sequence above is a segment of the Acidobacteriota bacterium genome. Coding sequences within it:
- a CDS encoding acyl-CoA thioesterase: MSPRSDSGPAVAVALRVRYAETDQMGVAHHASHLVWFEVGRTEYCRAAGFSYADLERSAGVFLMVVEVRCRYRRGVSYDDPIRVETRALTCTPRLVRFAYRVLTADGLPVAEGETTHLPVGRNGKRAALPAPFLELLRRFGENPVPGAEHS
- a CDS encoding insulinase family protein; this encodes MTPEMFSKSGETRLFIPFPSRWVPAVRACVAAALLAACLPALPAETAPQPPLVRKTLLNELGGVMLRSDQARFALTLGLQQGAVFDPSGKEGLTLVTARYVLERLRQEIEISAQEVGAPEVPESDILVTHDGVRLTARGQSSLLFTVGQALSRVLQSDKYSEPLFLSVRDGLARELEGRERDPAWVAEGAFHTLLYAPFPYARNPNGTALSVRALDLKDMIRHFRRLFMPNRSFVRLVAPLGESEFRRFLIQSFGSWTKGEPLVAQFTPPAADQPVTVFHLAPGARYGCAVVGVECIRRKSEDYPSLWVLFRLLSQRMAGLRVRYPEYRFEPSLEALALRGHVLVRIAGPADFDLEVIGETLGVLSRLADTRLGSADFDRFRDEWRRSIEARTSSTEGFLDLLTEMEWFRLGNGVNQAYLRPMDAAIPEDVPFLARSFFSAGKYRVAVALAALPDSNAVPAALRPFTAAGAPGRASAPPVTQP